A region from the Acyrthosiphon pisum isolate AL4f chromosome A1, pea_aphid_22Mar2018_4r6ur, whole genome shotgun sequence genome encodes:
- the LOC100164956 gene encoding MORN repeat-containing protein 3-like: MASNHRSCGPSRIQWLEQKSMKNGFKPGVYEKYGLYVGNWEDDKKQGKGKMFYKNYTVYEGDWVANKRHGFGVLMKKVDDHFVYVYEGQWINNRFAKGKLYEAGGIYDGSFSMTGNRIKCGYGTMRWNDGAIYQGHWRNKEHDGRGKLTEVNGNVYAGQWRNGLRHGEGVYVFKDKGQLMEGVWIGGELKLSTIRYLDESTIARTQYVMPEISKSDEKSIGEEYENAKSKMLKNL, from the exons ATGGCTTCGAACCATCGCAGTTGCGGCCCGTCCAGGATACAGTGGTTGGAACAGAAGTCCATGAAAAACGGATTCAAGCCCGGAGTGTACGAAAAGTACGGGCTGTATGTGGGCAACTGGGAAGACGACAAGAAACAAG GAAAAGGAAAAATGTTTTACAAGAACTATACAGTTTACGAGGGAGATTGGGTCGCGAACAAAAGACATGGTTTTGGCGTGCTGATGAAGAAAGTTGATGACCATTTTGTATACGTTTACGAAGGACAATGGATCAATAACCGATTC GCTAAAGGCAAATTGTACGAAGCGGGCGGCATTTACGATGGTAGCTTTTCCATGACCGGTAACAGAATAAAATGCGGTTACGGGACCATGCGGTGGAACGACGGTGCCATATACCAAGGTCATTGGCGAAACAAAGAACACGACGGCCGAGGAAAACTCACAGAAG TGAACGGTAACGTTTACGCCGGACAATGGAGAAATGGTTTGAGACACGGTGAAGGTGTGTACGTGTTCAAAGACAAAGGTCAATTGATGGAGGGCGTTTGGATCGGCGGAGAGCTGAAACTCAGCACCATCAGATATCTCGACGAATCGACCATTGCGCGAACACAATATGTGATGCCCGAG ATTTCCAAATCTGACGAGAAAAGTATAGGAGAAGAGTACGAGAACGCGAAATCGAAAATGCTCAAAAACCTGTGA